TCGGCCCGATCGCCAACCCCGGCCGCGACAGCATCGCTGCCGTCCTCGACCCCGAGGTCAACGACTATGTCTATTTCGTTGCCGATGGTACGGGCGGCCACGTCTTCGCCAGGACGCTGGCGGAGCATAACGAGAATGTCCGCAAGTGGTTCGCGCTTCGGAAGGCCCGCGGCGAGATGTGACGACCCGCGCTCCGGCAAAGGCCGGGGCCCGGTGACGTCCTCACCCTGAATGATCTCGGCTCCGGCTTTCGCCGGAGCACGACGTCAGTCCACCGCCTTCATGACGAGGCTGGCATTGGTGCCGCCAAAGCCGAAGCTGTTGTTCAGCACGGCCTTCACTTCGCGCTTCTTGGCGGTGTGCGGCACGAGGTCGACGCCCTCGGTACCCTCGTCGGGATTGTCGAGGTTGAGCGTCGGCGGCACGATCTGGTCGCGGATCGCGAGGATGCAGAAGATGGCCTCCACCGCGCCCGCGCCGCCGAGCAGGTGCCCGATCGCCGACTTGGTGCTGCTCATCGACGCGCCGTGCAGATCGTTGCCGAGCACGCGCTTCACCGCCGCCAGCTCGATCGTGTCGGCCATGGTCGAGGTGCCGTGCGCGTTGACGTAATCGATGTCGCCCGGGCCCATGCCGGCCTTCTTGAGCGCCATCCGCATCGCCAGCTCGGCGCCGCGGCCCTCGGGATGCGGGGCGGTCACGTGATAGGCGTCGCCCGACAGGCCGTAGCCCACGACCTCGGCATAGATCTTCGCGCCGCGCGCCTTGGCATGCTCATATTCCTCGAGCACCACCACGCCGGCGCCTTCGCCCATGACGAAGCCGTCGCGATCCTTGTCATACGGGCGGCTCGCCTTTTCGGGCGTGTCGTTCATGCTCATGTTGAGCGCGCGCGCCTGCGCGAAGCCGGCCACGCCGAGCGGATTGATGGTCGATTCCGCCCCGCCCGCGAGCATGATGTCGGCGTCGCCGTCCTTGATCATCCGCGCCGCGTCGCCGATCGAATGCGCGCCGGTCGAACAGGCGGTGACGACCGCGTGGTTCGGCCCCATCAGCCCGTATTTGATCGAGACCTGACCCGAGATGAGGTTGATCAGTCGCCCGTGCACGAAGTGCGGCGACACCCGGCCGGGGCCCTTTTCGTGGAGGACGATCGATTCGCTTTCGATCCCCGGAAGCCCGCCGATGCCCGATCCGATCGAGCAGCCCGCGCGTTCCTTGGTCGCCTCGTCCAGTTCGGTGAGCCCGGCATCCTCGAGCGCCTGGCCGGCGGCATCGATGCCATAGACGATGAACGGATCGACCTGGCGCTGGACCTTGTGGTCGACGCGCTTGTTCGGGTCGAAGCCATATTCATGGCCGGCCGGCTTCACCTCGCAGGCGATGCGGCACTTCTGGTCCGACGCGTCGAAGCGGGTGATCGGACCCGCCCCGCTCTTGCCGGCCAGAAGATTGCGCCACGTCGTCTCGACGTCGGCCCCGAGCGGGGTGACGAGTCCAAGTCCGGTGACGACAACACGCCGCATGGGCAATCCTCCTTAAACGCAGAACAGGCCCGGCATGGAGCCGAGCCTGTGGTCTGCCAACAATCCGTCGGGTCGGCTAGCTCAGCCCTTGTTCTGGTCGATATAGTCGATCGCGTCCTTGACGGTCGTGATCTTCTCGGCCGCATCGTCGGGGATCTCGACGCCGAACTCTTCCTCGAACGCCATCACCAGCTCGACGATGTCGAGGCTGTCGGCGCCCAGGTCGTCGATGAAGCTGGCTTCCTCGGTGACCTTCTCGGCTTCAACGCCGAGATGCTCGACAACGATCTTCTTAACCCGCTCTGCAGTCTCGCTCATCTGTTCTTCCCTTCCCGTTAGGATTTGGCCAACGCGTTAGCGAGGCGATTCCGCCTTGCCAAGACTTGACGACAGAGGCGCCCCCATGAGCCGACCCGAACGCGCGCTGACCGACGGCGAGATTGCCATGGCGCGCTCGGTGTTCGGCGAGCGCATCGATTATGCCCAGGTCCGCCTCGTCAGAGGCAAATGGTGGCCGTTCCAGCCGCGCGGAATCGTGATGGCGCCGACCGGCAGCATCCACTTCCACCCGGCCGACCCCAATTGGCGTGAGGATTTCGCGAAGGCCGAATGGTCGCTCCAGGGCCTCTTCATCCACGAAATGACGCATGTCTGGCAGACCCAGCGCGCGGGCAAGCTGTTCCTGCCGCTGATGCGCCACCCCTTCTGCCGCTACGGATATACCTATCGCGAGGGACGGCCCTTCCTCCGATATGGATTGGAGCAGCAGGCCGAGCTGGTGCGGCATGCGTATCTGCAACGCCGCGGCATCCGCCCGGCCAGCGCCGCCGATCTCGCCGAAATCGAGAGAATTTTGCCCTTTCGCGACGCCTGAGCGACTGTCACATCGCGGCCACAGGAGCGTCACTTTCTTGCGTCGCCGGGCGCGCGCACCCTTTCGCCCCCGTCACAACAAGGGTTAGCTTCGCCCCACAGAACCAAAAAGGGGACCATCGATGCGCCTGACCGCCGCCTGCCGCCGAACCTTGCTGGCCAGTGTCGCCACGCTCGGGTTCGCCCTCCCCGCCCAGGCCCAGACCGCGTCCGAAGAGCAGGCGCAGGCCGCCAACCCGCCCGCCCCGCCGTCCGATGCCAATGCGGGCGGCGAGATCATCGTCACCGCGACCAAGCGCGCCTCGCGGGTCCAGGACGTCCCCTTCTCGATCAACGCGCAGACGCAGGGCGACATCCAGCGCGCCAACGCGACGACGATCGAGGACATCAGCCGCAACGTCGCCGGCCTCACCGTCCAGAACCTCGGGCCGGGCCAGAGCCAGGTCAGCGTCCGCGGCGTGTCCGCCGGCCAGATCGTCCGCGACCAGCCGGGCGTGAAGGAGCAGGTCGGCGTCTATCTCGACGAAAGCGTCGTCTCGCTGTCGCTCTTCACCCCCGACTTCGACCTGTTCGACCTCAACCGTGTCGAGACCCTGCGCGGGCCGCAGGGCACGCTGTTCGGCTCGGGCAGCGTCGGCGGCACCATCCGCTACATCACCAACCAGCCCAAGATCGGCGTCACCGAAGGCGAGATCGAGGCCAACATCAACACGGTCGCCGAGGAAGACGTCGGCTATCACCTCAAGGGCGCGCTCAACCTGCCGCTCGGCCCCACCGCCGCGATCCGCGTCGTCGGCTACGGCACCCATTATGCCGGCTTCATCGACGCGATCGGGCCGGCCGCGGGCAATAATGTCAACGACGGCTCGCGGGCCGGCGCGCGCATTTCGATCCTGTGGCAGCCGATCCCGGAGCTGAAGATCACGCCGCGCTACGTCCACCAGGAAGTGCACGCCGACGGCTTCAACCGCGCCGAAATCTACAATTTCTATTCGAACCAGTTCACCACCACCGCGCCGCGGCTGGGCGAGCGCCAGCAGTATCTGCTGCTGCGCGAGAAGTTCAAGGACAAGACCCGGCTCGCCGACCTCACGGCCAGCTACGACTTCGGCGGCGCCGAGCTGACCAGCGTCACCAGCTACATCAACCGCGACATCCTCGTCAGCCGCGACGCCTCGGCGCTGACCGGCTCGGTCTATGTTTCCTTCGCCGGCCTCACCCCCGCCGCTGCCGCGGCCGCCCGCCTGCCGTCGAACCTCGTCGACACCACCGGGGTCGAGCAATGGACCCAGGAAGTCCGGCTGAGCTCGTCCGACAACGGGCCCTTCCAGTGGGTGCTCGGCGGCTTCTATTCGAACGTCGACCGCACCTACACGCAGCGCCTGCCCACCCCGGGCTCGGATCCGTTCGGGCAGATCTTCCTCAACGCCGCGGCGCCGGGCGTGCTCATTGCGCAGACCCGCAACGGCTTCCCGGCTGACAGCCCGTACAACGCCGACATCCCTTACAAGATCAAGCAGAAGGCGCTGTTCGGCGAAGCGAGCTACGACCTCGGCCAGGTTAAGGTGACCGCCGGCGGCCGCTTCTACGACTTCAAGGAGACCCGCGACTTCATCTCGGGCGGCATCTTCGCCAACGGCGACCGCAACATCGGCGACCGCACCAAGTCGAATGGCTTCACCCCGCGCGGCATCGTCACCTGGGAGCCCAACCGCAACCTCAGCGTGAACCTCCAGGCCGCCAAGGGCTTCCGTCTCGGCGGCGTCAACGACCCGCTCAACCTCCCGCTCTGCACCGGCGGCGAAACCGGCCCCGACGCGCGGACCTTCGGTGGGCGCAAGACCTACAAGGACGAGACGCTCTGGAACTACGAGGCGGGCCTCAAGTTCAGCCGCGGCCCCGTCACCTTCAACGCCGCGGCCTTCTACAACGACATCAAGAACCTGCAGGTCACCGCGGACGCGGGCAGCTGCTCGTCGCGCGTCGTCTTCAACGTCCCCAAGGCGCATGCCAAGGGCGTCGAGGCCGAGTTCAACCTGCGCGCCGCCGAGGGCTTCTCGCTGAGCTTCGCGGGCAGCATCACCGACGCCAAGTTCGATTCGAGCGTGCTCGCCACCGACGACCCGTCGACGCCGACGGTCAACGAAGCGCAGCCGATCGCCGGCATCCGCGACGGCAACCGCCTGCCGACCGTCCCGCGCTACCAGTTCGCCGCCAGCGCGACCTACGGCGCGCGCCTGACCGACACGATGGAGATGTATGGCACCGCCAGTGTCCAGCGCGTCGGCAATCGCTTCACCCAGCCGGGTGACCAGGAAGCGGGCGTGGCGCGGATCGGCAACGCGCTGTTCTACGACCTCGGGACCAACGTATACGGCTCGGGCGTCAACGACGTCGGCACCTTCCGCCTGCCGGCCTACACGCTCGTCAATCTCTCGACCGGGCTCGACTTCGACAACGGCTTCGGGGTCCAGCTCTACATCAACAACCTGTTCGACAAGACGCCGCTCCTCAGCCTCGACCGCGAGCGCGGGGCGCGGGCGCGGATCGGCTACAATATCGGCCAGCCGCGCACGATCGGGCTGACGATGCGGTACAAGTTCCGCGACGAGCCGGTGGCCGTGGCCCCGCCGCCGCCGCCGCCCCCGCCGCCGCCGCCGCCGGGGATTCCCGCGACGCAGACCTGCAGCGACGGCTCGGTGATCCTCGCGATCGACGCCTGCCCGGTGCCGCCGCCGCCCCCGCCGCCGCCGGCCCCCGCGCCCGAACGCGGGTGAGCCGACCCGGAAAGCCGAACGTGACGCGCCGCTCGCTCCTCCTCGGAGCGGGCGGCGCTGCCGTTTCGGCCCCGGCCATTGTCTCGGCCCAGCGGCTCGGATCGGCGCCGCTGGTGAGCGTGGTCGGCGCGGGCGTGTTCGGCAGCTGGACCGCCGAGCAGCTCCGCCGCCGCGGCGCGAAGGTGACATTGATCGACGCCTGGAGCCCGGCCCACAGCCGGTCGAGCTCGGGCGGCGAATCGCGCATGACCCGTGCGGGCTACGGCAGGGACGAGATCTACGCGCGGATGGCGCTCGCCAGCCTCGCCGAATGGCAGGGCCTGAGCAAGGCCGCGGGCCTTCCCATCCTCATCCCCCACGGCGTCCTGTTCTTCTTCCAGAACGACCTCTCCTACCTGCTCGCCAGCCTCGAAGTGCATCGCCGGCTCGGGCTCGCCACCCAGTCGCTAGACAAGGCGGCGCTCCAGGCCCGCTTCCCGATGATCGACTTCACTGGGGTCGAGGGAGGGATGTTCGAGCCGCGCTTCGGCGCGCTCATGGCGCGGCGCGCGGTGCAGACCCTGGTCCAGCGCTTCGTCGCGAGCGGCGGCAGCTTCGAGCAGCGCCACATCGACGGGGTCAGCGGCGTCCCCGCGGCCGACCGGATCGTCCTCGCGCTCGGGCCATGGCTGCCGAAGATGTTCCCGCGGCTGCTCGGTGGCCGGATCGTCGCCACGCGGCAGGAAGTCTTCACCTTCGCGCCGCCGGCGGGCGACGCGCGCTACAGCCCCGCGCAAATGCCGGGCTGGGCCGATTTCAACGGCGGCGACGTCTTTTACGGATTCCCCGATCTCGAGGGCAAAGGCGTCAAGTTCGCGCATGACGCGCATGGGCCCGAAGTCGATCCCGACACGCAGGACCGCCGCTTCTCGGACCAGGCGCTGGCCGAGATCGTCGCCTTTCGCGACCGCCGCTTTCCGGGCCTGCGCGGCGCGCCGCTCGCGACCGCCGAGGTCTGCCAGTACGAGAACAGCTCGAACGGCGATTTCCTGATCGACCGCCACCCCGACGAGCCGCGGCTGATCCTCGTCGGGGGCGGGTCGGGCCACGGCTTCAAGCATGGCCCCGAGGTCGGCCGGATCGCCGCCGAACTCGCGCTCGACGGGACGGCCCCCGACCCCCGCTTCAGCCTCGCCACCAAAGGCGCGAAGCAGAAGCGCGAGGTCATCTAGCTTCAGGCTAGGCCGACTTGGCGACCCCGACCATCGCGGGGCGAAGCAGCCGGTCCTTCAGGACGTAGCCGGCCTGCATCTCCTCGATCACCGTGCCCGGCGGCTGGTCCGAAACGATCTCGATCATCGCCTGGTGGCGGTTGGGATCGAGCGGCAGGCCCTTGGCTTCGACCCGGGTCACCCCGTTGCGGCCGAACACCGCGTCGAGCTCGCGCGCGGTCGCCTCGATACCTTCGATGAAATTCTTGAGGTCGCCCTCGCGCGCGCCCGCCGGAATATGGCTCAGCGCACGGTCGAGATTGTCCTTCACGCTCAGCATGTCGCGGGCGAAACCGGTGTTGGCGTAGGTCACGGCCTGCGCCTTCTCCTGATCGGCGCGGCGACGCACGTTCTGCACCTCGGCGGCCGCATAAAGCGCCTTCTGCTCGGCCTCCTCGAGCTTCGCGCGAAGCTCGGCCAGTTCGTCATGTTCCTGAAGCTCGGGGCTGTTTTCCGCGGTTTCCGCGCGGATTTCCTCGGCCTCGTCGTGAAGCTTGTCCATTCCTATCCCATCAATCGTGTGAGTGCTTGCGCCGTATAATCCACCATGGGAACGATCCGCGCATAGTTCAACCGCGTCGGCCCGATCACCCCCACAACGCCTGCCACCCGTCCCTCGCTCCCGCGATAGGGCGCGGCGATGACGCTCGAGCCCGACAGCGCGAACATCCGGTTTTCCGAGCCGATGAAGATCCGGCAACCCTCGCCCTCGCGCGCGCTTTCGAGCAGCCGCGCGATTTCCTGCCGGTCCTCGAGCTCCCCGAGCAGCTTGCGGACCCGTTCGAGATCGGCCGCCGCGCCCTCGTCGAGGAGATTGGCCTGGCCCCTGACGATCAGGATCGGGCGGTCGGCGCCGTCCTCGCGCCATTCCGCAAGACCCGTCGCGACCAGTTCGGCCGCCGCCCGGTCGAGCGCGGCGCGATGGTCGGCGATCTCGGCGCGCAGCCGGGTCTCGGCCTCCGCGAGCGTCAGCCCCGCCAGCCGGCTCGTCACATAATTGGCGACCTCGGTCAGCGCCGGCGCGGTCATGCCCGGCGGGAGGACCACCACGCGATTCTCGACACTGCCGTCCTCGCCGACGATCACCGCCAGCGCCTGCCCCTGCCCCAGCGGCACGAAGGCGAGCTGGCGGAGCCGCCGCTCGATCTTGGGCGCGACCACGACCCCGGCGCAGGCCGACAGCCCCGACAGCATCCCGATCGCGCTCGACAGCGCTTCCTCGAGCGGGCGGTCGCGGACCTGCGCCTCGATCGCCGCGCGCTCCTCGACGCTCGGCAGGTGGGTCTGCATGATCCCGTCGACGAACAGCCGAAGCCCGGTCTCGGTCGGGATCCGCCCCGCCGAGGTGTGCGGATGGGTGAGCAGGCCCCGCCCCTCCAGCTCGGCGAGGACCGAGCGGATCGAGGCGGGCGACAGGTTGATCGTGCCGGACAGGCTCTTCGACCCCACCGGCTGCCCGCGATCGAGATAGGCCTCGACCACCGTGCCGAAGATCGAGCGCATGCGGTCGGTCAGTTCGGGGAGCGGTGGCTGCATGAGGGTGATGTAGGTCGGGTGATCCCCTCTCTCAATCCGTTAGTGTCGAGCGAGGTCGAGACACGGTCCCTCGACTTCGCTCGGGACCAGCGGGTAAGGGGCATCGCAAATCAATCAGGAGAACAGACCCATGCGCCCCAGCGGCCGCGCCCCCGACCAGATGCGCGAACTTCGCTTCGAAGCCGGCTTCACCAAGCATGCCGAAGGCTCGTGCCTCGTCAGCTTCGGCGACACCCGCGTGCTGGTCACCGCCAGCCTCGAGGAGAAGGTCCCGCCGTTCCTGCGCGGCAAGGGCCAGGGCTGGGTCACCGCCGAATATGGCATGCTGCCGCGCGCCACCCACACCCGCGGCGCGCGTGAGGCGGCCAAGGGCAAGCAGTCGGGCCGCACCCAGGAAATCCAGCGCCTGATCGGCCGCTCACTGCGCGCCGTCACCGACCTGTCGCTTCTCGGCGAGCGCCAGATCGTCCTCGATTGCGATGTCATCCAGGCCGACGGCGGCACCCGCACCGCCGCCATTTCGGGCGCCTGGGTCGCGCTTCGCCTCGCGGTCGACGGGATCATGGGCAAGCTCTCGGCCGACCCGATCCGCACCCAGGTCGCGGCGGTGAGCTGCGGCTTCCACGACGGCACCGCGGTGCTCGACCTCGACTACATCGAGGATTCGAACGCCGGGAGCGACGGCAATTTCGTCCTGACGTCGGATGGCGCGATCTGCGAAGCGCAGCTGACCGCCGAGGGCGCGACCTTCGACGAAGAGGGCCTGCTTCGCCTGCTCCGCCTCGCGCGGATCGGCTGCGACCAGATCTTCGAGGCGCAGCGCAAGGCCACCGGCCGGTGAACGCGGTCGGGCCTCGCCTCGTCATCGCGACGCACAACGCCGGCAAGCTGCGCGAAATCCGCGCGCTCGTCGCTCCGTTCGGGATCGAATGCGTCGGCGCCGCCGAACTCGACCTCCCCGAGCCCGAGGAGACCGGCACCAGCTTCGTCGCCAATGCCGAGCTGAAGGCCCGCGCCGCCGCCGACCAAACCGGCCTTCCCGCTTTGTCCGACGACAGCGGCCTCAGCGTCGACGCGCTTCACGGCGAGCCCGGGATCCACTCCGCCCGCTGGGCCGAGGACGAGACCGGCAAGCGCGACTTCGGTTTCGCCATGGAGCGGGTCGAAAAGGCTCTTTCAGACGCCGGTCCCGAGGCGGGCCGCGACGCGCATTTCACCTGCGCTTTGACGCTCGCCTGGCCCGACGGCCGCACCGAGAGCTTCGAGGGCAAGGTCTTCGGCCACCTCGTCTGGCCCCCGCGCGGAGCCAATGGCTTCGGCTACGACCCCGTCTTCGTCCCCCACGGCCACGAGCAGACCTTCGGCGAGATGGAGCCCGAGGCCAAGCACGCCATGAGCCACCGCGCGAAAGCGTTCGAGCAGCTGGTACATTTCCTTGACCAGTCTCGTTCGTCCTGAGCGCAGCGCGACGCGCGACGTCGAAGGTCGCTTG
This genomic window from Sphingomonas rosea contains:
- the fabF gene encoding beta-ketoacyl-ACP synthase II; the encoded protein is MRRVVVTGLGLVTPLGADVETTWRNLLAGKSGAGPITRFDASDQKCRIACEVKPAGHEYGFDPNKRVDHKVQRQVDPFIVYGIDAAGQALEDAGLTELDEATKERAGCSIGSGIGGLPGIESESIVLHEKGPGRVSPHFVHGRLINLISGQVSIKYGLMGPNHAVVTACSTGAHSIGDAARMIKDGDADIMLAGGAESTINPLGVAGFAQARALNMSMNDTPEKASRPYDKDRDGFVMGEGAGVVVLEEYEHAKARGAKIYAEVVGYGLSGDAYHVTAPHPEGRGAELAMRMALKKAGMGPGDIDYVNAHGTSTMADTIELAAVKRVLGNDLHGASMSSTKSAIGHLLGGAGAVEAIFCILAIRDQIVPPTLNLDNPDEGTEGVDLVPHTAKKREVKAVLNNSFGFGGTNASLVMKAVD
- a CDS encoding acyl carrier protein, yielding MSETAERVKKIVVEHLGVEAEKVTEEASFIDDLGADSLDIVELVMAFEEEFGVEIPDDAAEKITTVKDAIDYIDQNKG
- a CDS encoding vgr related protein; this translates as MSRPERALTDGEIAMARSVFGERIDYAQVRLVRGKWWPFQPRGIVMAPTGSIHFHPADPNWREDFAKAEWSLQGLFIHEMTHVWQTQRAGKLFLPLMRHPFCRYGYTYREGRPFLRYGLEQQAELVRHAYLQRRGIRPASAADLAEIERILPFRDA
- a CDS encoding TonB-dependent receptor, whose product is MRLTAACRRTLLASVATLGFALPAQAQTASEEQAQAANPPAPPSDANAGGEIIVTATKRASRVQDVPFSINAQTQGDIQRANATTIEDISRNVAGLTVQNLGPGQSQVSVRGVSAGQIVRDQPGVKEQVGVYLDESVVSLSLFTPDFDLFDLNRVETLRGPQGTLFGSGSVGGTIRYITNQPKIGVTEGEIEANINTVAEEDVGYHLKGALNLPLGPTAAIRVVGYGTHYAGFIDAIGPAAGNNVNDGSRAGARISILWQPIPELKITPRYVHQEVHADGFNRAEIYNFYSNQFTTTAPRLGERQQYLLLREKFKDKTRLADLTASYDFGGAELTSVTSYINRDILVSRDASALTGSVYVSFAGLTPAAAAAARLPSNLVDTTGVEQWTQEVRLSSSDNGPFQWVLGGFYSNVDRTYTQRLPTPGSDPFGQIFLNAAAPGVLIAQTRNGFPADSPYNADIPYKIKQKALFGEASYDLGQVKVTAGGRFYDFKETRDFISGGIFANGDRNIGDRTKSNGFTPRGIVTWEPNRNLSVNLQAAKGFRLGGVNDPLNLPLCTGGETGPDARTFGGRKTYKDETLWNYEAGLKFSRGPVTFNAAAFYNDIKNLQVTADAGSCSSRVVFNVPKAHAKGVEAEFNLRAAEGFSLSFAGSITDAKFDSSVLATDDPSTPTVNEAQPIAGIRDGNRLPTVPRYQFAASATYGARLTDTMEMYGTASVQRVGNRFTQPGDQEAGVARIGNALFYDLGTNVYGSGVNDVGTFRLPAYTLVNLSTGLDFDNGFGVQLYINNLFDKTPLLSLDRERGARARIGYNIGQPRTIGLTMRYKFRDEPVAVAPPPPPPPPPPPPGIPATQTCSDGSVILAIDACPVPPPPPPPPAPAPERG
- a CDS encoding FAD-dependent oxidoreductase — protein: MTRRSLLLGAGGAAVSAPAIVSAQRLGSAPLVSVVGAGVFGSWTAEQLRRRGAKVTLIDAWSPAHSRSSSGGESRMTRAGYGRDEIYARMALASLAEWQGLSKAAGLPILIPHGVLFFFQNDLSYLLASLEVHRRLGLATQSLDKAALQARFPMIDFTGVEGGMFEPRFGALMARRAVQTLVQRFVASGGSFEQRHIDGVSGVPAADRIVLALGPWLPKMFPRLLGGRIVATRQEVFTFAPPAGDARYSPAQMPGWADFNGGDVFYGFPDLEGKGVKFAHDAHGPEVDPDTQDRRFSDQALAEIVAFRDRRFPGLRGAPLATAEVCQYENSSNGDFLIDRHPDEPRLILVGGGSGHGFKHGPEVGRIAAELALDGTAPDPRFSLATKGAKQKREVI
- a CDS encoding nucleotide exchange factor GrpE — its product is MDKLHDEAEEIRAETAENSPELQEHDELAELRAKLEEAEQKALYAAAEVQNVRRRADQEKAQAVTYANTGFARDMLSVKDNLDRALSHIPAGAREGDLKNFIEGIEATARELDAVFGRNGVTRVEAKGLPLDPNRHQAMIEIVSDQPPGTVIEEMQAGYVLKDRLLRPAMVGVAKSA
- the hrcA gene encoding heat-inducible transcriptional repressor HrcA — translated: MQPPLPELTDRMRSIFGTVVEAYLDRGQPVGSKSLSGTINLSPASIRSVLAELEGRGLLTHPHTSAGRIPTETGLRLFVDGIMQTHLPSVEERAAIEAQVRDRPLEEALSSAIGMLSGLSACAGVVVAPKIERRLRQLAFVPLGQGQALAVIVGEDGSVENRVVVLPPGMTAPALTEVANYVTSRLAGLTLAEAETRLRAEIADHRAALDRAAAELVATGLAEWREDGADRPILIVRGQANLLDEGAAADLERVRKLLGELEDRQEIARLLESAREGEGCRIFIGSENRMFALSGSSVIAAPYRGSEGRVAGVVGVIGPTRLNYARIVPMVDYTAQALTRLMG
- the rph gene encoding ribonuclease PH, producing the protein MRPSGRAPDQMRELRFEAGFTKHAEGSCLVSFGDTRVLVTASLEEKVPPFLRGKGQGWVTAEYGMLPRATHTRGAREAAKGKQSGRTQEIQRLIGRSLRAVTDLSLLGERQIVLDCDVIQADGGTRTAAISGAWVALRLAVDGIMGKLSADPIRTQVAAVSCGFHDGTAVLDLDYIEDSNAGSDGNFVLTSDGAICEAQLTAEGATFDEEGLLRLLRLARIGCDQIFEAQRKATGR
- the rdgB gene encoding RdgB/HAM1 family non-canonical purine NTP pyrophosphatase gives rise to the protein MNAVGPRLVIATHNAGKLREIRALVAPFGIECVGAAELDLPEPEETGTSFVANAELKARAAADQTGLPALSDDSGLSVDALHGEPGIHSARWAEDETGKRDFGFAMERVEKALSDAGPEAGRDAHFTCALTLAWPDGRTESFEGKVFGHLVWPPRGANGFGYDPVFVPHGHEQTFGEMEPEAKHAMSHRAKAFEQLVHFLDQSRSS